The DNA sequence TCGACGCCGTTGATCTCCTGTTCGATCACCGAGGCGACCGTGTTGCGTATGGTGTTATGGTCGGCACCAGGGAACACGGCAAACACCTCGATAGAGGGCGGCACTATGCTGGGAAATTGCGATACTGGCATTCTTGCCAGACTGAGTAAGCCGGCCAAGGTCAGCACAATCGAGAGTACGATGGCGAACTTGGGGCGATTAATGAAGAAATCGGCCATGAGTTGTTACCCCTTCTTAGCTAGGGCGACTGGCTGCTGCACGTCGACTTCGACGCCGGCACGCACCGACTGTAGACCACTGAGAATCACGCGCTCACCGGCTTGCAGGCCATCCTGCACTATCCAGGTATTGGCCTGACGCAGACCCAGTTTGACGTAACGAGCCTCGACCACATTGTCCTGGTTAACGGTCAACACGTAGCGACCGCCCTGATCTTCCTGCACCACGGCTTGAGGCACCACCAGCTGTTGCTGGGCCACCTGCTCGCGCGAGGACACGGAGACGAATTGACCAGGCACCAGCAGGCCTTCTGGGTTAGGGAAGGTCACGCGAAAACGGATAGAACCGCTGCGGCTGTCCACATGGTTGTCGATGAAGTCGACCTCACCCTTATGGTTGTACAGGGTGCCGTTGGCCAGTGTCAGCGCCATCTCGGGCGACGCTATCTCCTCGCCCGCCTGCACGCGCTTCTGCAGATCGTTGAGATACTGCTTCTCGTCCAGCTTGATGTCTACATGCATGGCGTCGCTGCTCACCAGAGTGGTGAGTGGCTCGGCATCTGGGCCAACCAGGGCGCCGACACTCACGCGGCTGTCGCTCATGATGCCGTTAAAAGGCGCGTAAATATGGGTGTTTTCCAGATCCAGCTGAGCATAGTTGAGCTCAGCCTTGGCGCTCTGCACCTCGGCCTTCATGCCGAGTAGCTCGGCCTCAATCTGCTCGACCTCCAGGCTGCTCAGGGCATCTTGCGTCAGCAGCGCCTGGGCCTTCTCATGTTTCTTCGCCTGTAGCATCATCTGCGCCGTCTTCTGCGCCAGGTTAGCCTCTAGGCGGGCGACCTCGGCCTGAAACGGCTTAGGGTCGATCTCGAACAGCAGATCACCCTTCTTAACGTGGGCGCCATCGGTATAGACCTGGCTGATCAGGTAACCGGAGATCTTTGGCAAGATCTCCACCTGATCGACCGCCTGGGTCTTACCCATGAACTGTTCGGTGAGTTGGATCAGCTGAGGTTGCATAACCTGAACTGTGACCTTAGGTTGTTCGGTGAACTCCCCGTCGACTTCGGCTTGCTGCGAACAGGCAGCGAGTAGAATTGGAAGGGAAATCGCGATAATTTTGGCTGACGTACCCATAATGACCTCTTCTCAAGCATCGACACTCATGTGCCACAAACGATTAAATTGCGACCACTATACAGAGGAGTTTTTAATACTTTTAACTAGGTATTATTAGGTTATCGAATGGATATTAGACGGGTGTTTGGTGGGGATGAAAAGCGCCAACCTATTCGAAATACAGATGGTTATTAATTAACCGCGGCAACATTGTTAATAGATAATGGCCTCACCAACAGCAACACGTTATATCGAGGTTATCATGTTTAGCAAAAATACCAGCCTGGGCAAGATGGATCAGTTCATGACAGTGATCACCGCCGGCGCCATCATCAGCTTATTTGTGGTTTATGAGTCGTTATTCGGCCAGGACCTGGCCATTCAGCAAGTGGTGATCGAGCTGCTGAGACACTAATCCCCTGTCTCAGCTGCCATGCCTCACCGCTCGCGTGGATGATTAGCGCTTGAGCAGATCGATGAAAAAGCTCTTCGCCGGGCCCAGCTGCGCGGTCGACTTCCACAGCAGATCCACGGTGATCAAGCCGGTCTCCTTCTCGATGACAGGCTTAAAGGTTGAGAGCGTGCCTATGGCCGCCTTCTCTTCATACATGCTCAAGGGGATGATCCCCCAGCCGATGCCCTGTTCCACCAGACGTATCATGTCATCCAGATCTGACGCCTCCCAGGTTTCCTGAGACACGCGCCCAAGCTTGGCCAGATACTCGTTTTGCAACATGCTGGAGCAGACGATCTGCCGCTCGTTGATCAACATCTCGCTGTCTACCGCCTCCAGATCCGCAAACTTATAGTCTGGGCTACAGATACACACCCACTCGATACGTGCAATTCCGATGAAATCCAGATTCTCAGGTACCGCCTCGGACATGATGTTAAAGCCGACATCGACTTCATCGGCTTCGATCGCCCGATTAAGGTGGTTGCCTGTGAGCTTCACCAATTTGACCCGGGTAAAGGGAAACTTCTCCGCCATCTTCTCCAGCGCCGAGTCGAACACTGACATGGGCACCAGAGGGTCGGCGCCGATAACCAGCTGATCTTCGACCGCCTCGATCACCCCCTTGGCATAACTCTCCATGCGAGTCGCCTGGCGCATAAGCGCCTTGGCCTGATGATAGAGTCGTTCCCCCTGCTCGGTGAGCTGAGGATACTTGGTGCTGCGGTCAAACAGCTCGACCCCAAGATCCAGCTCGAGGTTATTCACCCCTATGCTGACCGAGCTCTGGCTCTTGCCTATGTGTCGGGCGGCGGCCGAAAAGGATCCTTTCTCTACGGCGGCAATAAATGCGTTGAGTTGTTCTAGATTTAACATTTGCGACCTATTCGATTACAAGATACTTACTAACTCTAGTGATTAAAGCTCATCGGAGATACTAACGCCAGTACATTTTACAACCAAGACTAGAGATCAAGACTATGAGCAAATTAATCGCAAAAACCTCAATCATAGCAGTCGCTACCTGTGCCCTGCTGTCACTAAACGCTATGGCCGCCGAGGCGCCAGCCGAAGAGAAGGTCAACTATGGTGACCCAACCGCCAGTTTCACCACTGTGGGCGTGTCCACCAGCAAAGATGTTGACCAGATCTCCGGCATGATGGGCGTTGGCAGCAACATCTATCAGTTGGATCTTAACCGCGACAAGAATACCGGCGACTTCAGCGGCCGTGGCCGTTACTTCCACGTCACCGACGGCCTGGGCTACTCTGTGGATGTGATTGGCGATGCCAACACCCAGACCATCTTGGGCGGCATGATCTACAAGTTCCAGCTTAACGACAACGTCTCTATCTTCCCTATGCTGAGTGTGGGTGGCACCCAGACCAAGCGTCCGCTGGAAAATGACAAGTATGACCGTAGCAGCCTGGTACAGGCGGGCGTCTACGCCATGTATGGTTTCGACGCGGGTCACTGGGTCTATGCCAACCCTAAGAGCACCTACCATGTGAAGAACGAGTCCTTCATCAATCAGGTCGAAGTAGGTGGCGGCCTGATGGTAACCGACAACATCTCCATCGGCGCCAAGGTAGAGTACACCGCTCCCTTCGACACCCCACAGGGCCGCATGAAGGAAGACACAGTCACTTGGTTACAGGCCAACTACTACTTCTAAGTCGAAACGAGACAGCCACCTAATGAGGTGGCTGTTTCTTTATGCGTTGTAAATCTTGCCAACTATTGCTGCTTGAGCCGACTGTTGTTATAGATGGCGGGCATGATCAGCAGCAGGGTGATCAGCAGGAAGATCACCAGCTCGAACAACACCCACTCCTTGAGCAGCACAGCCGGAGCCAGCGCAGCGCCGATAGACTGAGCCGCCACCGCCAGACGAATGGCATGCCCCTCAGGATCCGCCTCGGAGATCACCCCCATGAAGAAGGGCAACAGGAAGTTCCACATAAACATGAAACAGCTCACCGCCACGAAGTAGACCAGAGGATCCCGGGTCGAGAATAAGAGCACGATGGCGATACTTTGCCCCAGCACCCCGAAGGTGATCACCCGCTGACGATTGCCATATTTGGCCAACAGCGAGGCGCTCACGGCGCCGAGCAGGCTAAACAGAGTTCCGGTCGCCAGTATCACCCCCTGATCGATCTCGCTGATACCGATACGGGTCGCCACCACGCTCAGCATGGACCATGCCCCCACGTTGGCCAACATGATCATCAAGATGGCAAACAGCGCGGTATAGAGAAACACCTTACCCGTCTTCACTCCTTTGATCTTCGGCATCTGCTGCGCCCGGGTATCCACCGGCAACAGCACCATCAGCAGACAGAAGCCCGCCACCAGCACCAGCAGGCCATCGAATCCCCCCTGTAGCCTCAGCTGAGGGTAGAGGAGGAACAGCAGACCACTGTAGAGCATCTGCATGGCGATCGCCCGGCCGAAGGCGGCATCGGGCAGCTTGTCGTGGGACAGGGTATCGAAGCAGCGCACGATCAAGATGCCGGCAAAGAAACCGGCGGCGAAACGTAAGACCACAAACCACTCCACCGCGCTGCAGAGTGCACTGCCAAGGTGTGCGAGTGCCAGGGCCAGGAAGACACCGCGCTCCGAAATGAAGTTCATTCGCTGCCAGAAGAAGCAGCAGATAGAGGCCAGCGAGAAGCCAACCAGTTCTATGGTCACCACATAGGTGAGCGCCAGCACTGGCTCGGCGAACTGGCGGGAGATCACATCGAAATAGATGGGCAATAACAGGAAGACGCTAGACGCCACCGACATCTTAACGCCGGCATACAGACTAAAGCCCCCTCTGGATGTAGACAATACCCACTCTCCTCACTCAAAACGACCATGACGCCTAGTTAAGTTTATTCATGATCTCGCGAAAAAACCTGTTAAACAGGTAAGTTACCGCCAGCGAGCCAAAAAGCCCAGCCATTATTCGCGTCAGAGGAGGGGAATGTGAGGCGCAGTTAGCGCCGACTTGTGTGGTGCCAATAAACTTTCCCAAAGCTAACTAGTGGTACTGTCGGCAAACAATAAAGATTGAAACTCACATAGAGCAATTTGAAATTAGGGAAGACATCATGGAACTGCTTACTGATATGCCTCTAACGTCCTACCGAACTAGTTTTAATAACCTCAATAGCCGTCTCCACTAACTCATCCCTACCTTCTCTCACCCCTACAATAGTTGGCCTCACCTCTATATCGGGAATGATACCCACTCTTTGAGTTTCTCCACCGTCAGGGTAATAAACGCCAAGACCGGAAAATGCCGTCCTCAGTCCACCCGGCAGATCCAAGCGAACCATATTGCCATCAGCGCCTGACGTTTTACTCCCTATTATCGTAGTGTCTCTACCCGCCCTGAACGCCATCGCTGTAAACTCAGCCTGGCTTTGCGTATTTTCATTCACTAAGACAACTAGCTTTCCTTTAAAAGTCACTTCCGATGGTTTAAGAACCGCTACATTACCAACGCCAAACTCGCCAGGGTTATTTATGTTTGGATAAGTGAATTTCGCAAATGCGCTTTTATCTTCTACGAAAAATGACCCCAAACTATACATTGATGGCGTATTAGGATAATTTCGAATATCAATTATGATGCCTGCCGCATCCTTGAATTGATTTTTTATAGAGTCCACATCCTCTTTTTCAATGGTGGCCAAAGTAACGTAACCAATATCCCCATCGATATTTTTATAGCTCTTTTCACCCTTAGGTTTGCGGTACAAATAGAAATAGTCCAACTCATCCTTTTTGAATAATTTTAGCGACGTATTACCCATTAACTTGTCGCGCCTAAAGCTTATATCTATTTCAGCCTTATTCGACCTCAACAAATCAGGAGCAATATCTCTGAGCCTTGAAGCCTCATTTGATGCCGGGTAATAACGCAGCTTATCCTTTACCAACTTTTCTACGGCGACACCATCGATCTCCGTAATAACATCGCCTATGGACAGGCCGCCCAGGCGAGACATATCGCTGATATTACTCTCGTTGTCGGTATAAAAATCCACCACAACAAGCTCACCCTCAACAAATCTTGTGAAAACTGGAGGGTAAAATTCGCCGCGCATTTTCTCAACCTCACCGCGACCAGCCCACAAATTTGCATGCGTATCCTTAAGCTCAGCGATTAAAGATAGCGTCACTTTTTCATAATCTAACCGATTTTTTGCCCCTAAAAACAATGGAAGATATTCAGCTAAAACACCACTCCACTCCTTATCAGTCAAATACTTATACGGAAAGAAATATTGAACGATGTTCCAGTATCGGTATAAAGCTAATAATCTAAACCCATCATCTGGATACGGCATATTAAAATAAGCTTTTTCATTTGAAAAAATGACCCTACGCCTGCTGTTTGTGGTTACATAAAAGCTCGCGCCTTGTCTCCGGTCCTCATAGACCGAGTTCAATTTTTTGATTAGTTCTTTTGATAGACCGAATTCATAGAACCATCTATGATCTGGCTTCAGAACAGACTCCTGATTTGTCACCTTACAATCAATACACGGAGTCACCTTACCTAAGCGATCGATCCAACCGACCAGACTCTTGTCTCTCTCCTGAACATCCACAGCTGAAAGATAATCGGGAAGAAACCTAAACAATTCATAATCCCAGTTATAATCTCCCCTTCCCACATTGGGATGATGGTATTTCAGAAACCCCCACACCCTCCCTAAAAGGTCTAAGTTTACTAGTGTTGCCTCATCCAACCCCGACAAAACCAACTTAGAACCAGCATCAAATTCATCATCCTTATATGCACGAGGAATCTCACGTAGTTGAGAACTTGTTAATGGCTTATCGTCTATCAATATCTGAAGATCATCGAACCAAACTTTCCCATTACCCGATAACACACCACCAACTGTAATGGCTGAGGCATTTTTGAGATCAACATCCAAACTAATCTCAAAATCCCTCCAATCATTGTCACCGAATAATTTCTGTTCTCGCATATTACTAAAGGCTTGATTAGGGTGAACGTTAAGCATCAACCCCGCCCATCCATCAGTAATACCTTCAGTTTTCACAGCCCCCCTCAGCTTAATGTTTTGCCCCTTTGCTTGGAGAGCCAACCCATAACCAAAGGAGCCAGCGTTAGGTTTATCCCTTTTAAACTCAACCGAAACTGATCGCTGCCCACGTTGAAAAACCTTATCGTCAACCGAAAAGCTATACCCGGCCTCCCCTCCAGATACCCTCCAACCATCAGCAGGAAACTTATCGTAGGTTTCGAAATCTAGATCAGGAATACTTGGCTTAGCCACACCTCCGAAGGCCGCTAACAAAGAAAGCAACAAAACCATGATACGTATACTTGTTTTCATTTATTATTAACTTCCTGAACTTCTTATACGTTTTGTCATAGTTCCACCCGTAGTGTATGAAGCGCGCCTTAACATCTCTAATTAGGTAGCCAAATTCACTATGCCACTTCAAAATGCTCATACGGGCAAACTTTATTGTCTCTGTACACCTACACAGCCTGACCGACGGCGACACCCGATGCCCAGGCCCACTGGAAGTTGAAGCCGCCGAGCCAGCCGCTGACATCCATCACCTCACCGGCAAAATAGAGTCCGGGCACCTTCTTGCTCTGCATATCCTTGGAAGAAAGTTCGTTGGTATCCACGCCACCTAAGGTCACCTCAGCAGTACGATAGCCTTCGGTGCCATTCATCAGCAGCTGCCAGTTGTGGAGATTGTCTACTATCTGATCGCGCTGAGCATGCACCAGCTGATTAAGGGCCATGTTGAGCAGCGCCTCGTCAAATAGCACCTCGACCAGACGTTTCGGCAGCCACTGCGACAGGGTATTGCGCAGGCTCTGCTTGGGATGCTGCTCCTGGGCCTCACTCAATGCCTGGGCGGCGTCGAGCTGGGGCAGCAAGTTGATGGAAATACTCTCACCCGGCTGCCAGTAATTGGAGATCTGCAAAATAGCCGGCCCCGACAGGCCTCTGTGGGTAAACAGCAGCGCCTCGCTAAACTGGGTACCATCTTTGGCGGTAATGGTACTGGGCACCGCAATACCAGAGAGCGGCTCAAATTTCTGCTTCTGCTCGCTGTGCCAGGTAAAGGGCACCAGGCCGGCGTGAGTCGGCAACACATTGAGACCAAACTGCTCGGCAATCTGATAGCCGAAAGGCGAGGCCCCGAGCTTGGGCATGGAGAGCCCGCCGGTTGCCACCACCAGCGACTCACAGCTGTATTCACCCTTGCAGGTCTCCAGCCTGAAAAGGCCGTCATCCTGCTTGATGATAGAAAGAATATCTGTTCTGAGCTGCACCTGAGCGCCCGCCCATTCGCACTCGGTCAGCAGCATGCTGACTATCTCTTTGGCCGAGTCGTTACAGAACAGCTGACCATGATCGCGCTGGTGATACTCGATGCCGTGGCGCTCCACCAGCTCGATAAAATCCTGAGACGAGTATCGTGCCAGGGCCGACTTGACAAAGTGGGGGTTGGCGCAGATAAAGTTAGCCGGCTCCACTTTCTGGTTGGTGAAGTTACAGCGGCCACCGCCACTGATTAAGATCTTGCGCCCCGCCTGTTTGCCGTTATCTAACACCAGAACGTCTCGGCCGCGATAGCCCGCCGTCGCCGCGCACATGAGGCCCGCCGCGCCCGCACCGATAATGATCACGTCATGATGTTTCACTTAAATACCGCCTCAAACAAATTAATAGCAACCAAACGCAGCCCCACTTTGTCCACCGACCTTCACGGATGAAGAAAATGCCATTTGATGTCGGGAACATCAAAGGCCTGGACACCGGGGATAAATACTCAAATTTACAAGTACAAATCCCCTCTTTCACCATCCCTGGTGAGCGGGGATAAGTATGTCCATATACAAAAAAGGGCGCTATTTTAGCACCCTTTGTTATTTTTAGCATGAGTCGCCGATGGCCACTATTCGCTGTCAGTCGTCTCCGACTTTTTCTCTCTCGCCAACAAAGCCTTAGCCGCCTCGTGTGGCGTACCGCCCTGGTAGAGCACCTTATACACCTGCTCGGTGATCGGCATCTCGACACCCAGACGCTTAGCCAGGGTATAGACCTCTTTAGTGTTACGGTAACCTTCGACCACCTGGCCAATCTCGGCCTGAGCGGTATCGACATCCTTACCCTGGCCCAGGGCCAAACCGAAACGACGGTTGCGGGACTGGTTATCGGTACAAGTCAACACCAGGTCGCCAAGACCCGCCATGCCCATAAAGGTAGAAGGTTGAGCGCCGATAGCCTCGCCAAGGCGAGACAGCTCCACCAAGCCACGGGTGATCAATGCTGTGCGGGCATTGGCACCAAAGCCTATGCCGTCTGACATGCCCGCGCTGATGGCGATAACGTTCTTCACCGCGCCGCCAAGTTGCAGACCGATAAAGTCGTCGTTGGCGTAGACACGCAGGCGTTTAGGGCTATGCAGCAACTCCACCAAGTCATTGGTGAAGGCCTCATCGGTACCGGCAACGGAGATTGCAGTGGGCAAGCCTGCCGCCAGCTCTTTGGCGAAGGTCGGACCCGACAATACCGCCAGCGGATACTCGTCACCTAAAATCTCGCGCGCCACTTCCTGCAACAGACGACCGGTTTCCGGCTCCAGCCCCTTGGTCGCCCAGACGATGCGGGCATCTTTGCGCAGCAGCGGCTTAGCCTGCTTGAGCACAAGACCAAACACATGGCTAGGCACGACCACCAACACATTGTTGGAGGCGGCTAATGCGGTTGCAAGGTCGGCTTCGGGAATTAAGAGATCCGGCAGCGGGATACCGGGCAGAAACGCCTCATTGGATCGATCCCTTTTCAGATTCTCGATATGCTCAGGCTCGTGGCCCCAAATAAGGGTTTTGTGTCCGTTACTGGCTAAAGAAATAGCAAGGGCGGTGCCATAAGAGCCCGCCCCCAGTACCGTTATATCGGCAGTGTTGTTCATGCGTAATTAAGCGTTCGCTTCTGCTGCTTCACCGGCAGCTTCTGCCTGCGCCTGACGCTGTTGCACGTATTGCGCGAACAGGGCGTCGAAGTTAACTGGCGCTAGGTTCAGTTGTGGGAAAGTACCACGAGCAACTAGGCTACCAACCGCTTCACGAGCGTATGGGAAAAGTACGTTCGGGCAGTATGCACCCAGTGAGTGAGCCAGCTGCTGATCAGTCAGACCAGAGATAGCGAAGATACCCGCTTGTTGAACTTCACATAGGAAAGCTGTTTCTTCACCGTTTTTAGCCGTAACAGTCAGTGACAGAACAACTTCATATACGTCGTCGGCCAGCTTAGCGCTGCGAGTGTCTAGGTCTAGCTTAACTTCTGGGTTCCACTCTTTCTGGAAAACAGCTGGGCTGTTTGGCGTTTCGAAAGAGATATCTTTAGTGTAAACACGTTGAATGTTGAACTGTGGACCCTGTTGTTCGTTATTTACTGCTTCAGCCATAATTTCCTACCTAATCAATTTTGTTCGATTCGTTCCGTATGGAGAATCATCTTCAGGGCCTTTGTTACTCGAGTCCTAATCTAGACCTCAGCCACCATCCCGATTTTAGTATTTCCTTAAATCCCACCAGATGGGCGATTTAAGCCATTTTTTATAAGAGATGACACTCTAATCAAAGATGCTTAATAAAAGCAAACTTTGTGTGGGTTATCTTTTGGTTTTGGCAACGGGTAAGTTATTTTGTTGCCATTCGCTCATCCCACCCTTGAGGTTATAGACAGTTTCGAAACCTGCTTTAACCATCAATTGAGCCGCTTGCGACGAGGTCATCCCTGCATTGCATACCATTATAATGGGACTGGCTTTAAACTTTTCAAGGGCAGATGTCTTATTATTTTTAATTTCTGCTAAAGGCATGTTAATCGCGTCGACGATATGGCCTTTCTTAAACTCTTCCTTAGAGCGCACATCGACCACCTTGGCGTCTTGCTTGTTAATTAACAAGGTCGCCTGCTGATGATCTACAGTTTTCACTTTCGAGATACTAGACTTAAAAACGCTCACAATAAGCGCAGCAAACAAGCCCACCCAGGCGAGACTCAACATAGGGTTGGCTTTAAAAAATTCGATATATTCTTGCATAGTTTTCGGCCTACTTCTGTGGCTTGAGAGACTGTTCGGGCTGAGAGTATAACCGATTGTCCCGGCAGATTGCAGCATGTAGTTCACCTCTGGCAGAGCGCCGAGATTGAGAGATCCCTAAAATTGTGACGGGCTCGATGAGGGCTATCGGTGTAAATCACTTTTTGATCGCCCCTGTACGTAGTAATATTTATCCAATTTCAGAATTCTAGTTTTCTTTTTAACGTTAATAGGTACCACCATGACGACACGCAAACGCCCATTGGCACTGCTGATCCTCGATGGCTGGGGTTACCGTGAAAATACCCACATGAACGCGGTATATCACGCCAACACACCAGTACTCGATCGCCTCAACAAAGAATACCCCAACAGCCTGATCTCAGGCTCTGGCCTGGATGTCGGCCTGCCCGACGGTCAGATGGGTAACTCAGAAGTTGGCCACATCAACATAGGCTCTGGCCGCGTGGTCTACCAGGAGCTGACCCGCATCGGTAAGTCGATTGAAGATGGCGAGTTTGACTCTAACCCGGCCTTTGTCGACGCCGTAGATAAGGCGATCGCCGCAGACGGCGCCGTACACATCATGGGACTACTGTCACCCGGTGGCGTACACAGCCATGAAAGCCACATCCAGGCCATGTGTAAGATGGCGGTTGCGCGCGGCGCCAAGCAGGTTTACCTGCACGCCTTCCTTGACGGTCGTGACACGCCGCCAAGAAGCGCCAAGGGCAGCCTGCAGGCCTTCAACGAGCTGTTCGCCGAGCTAGGCACAGGCCGCATCGCCTCCTTAATTGGTCGCTACTACGCCATGGACAGAGACAACCGTTGGGATCGCGTCTCGCAAGCCTATGAGCTGATCACTCAGGGCAAGGCGCTGCACCTGTATCAAGACGCCGTGGAGGCGCTCGACGCCGCCTATGGCCGCGATGAAAACGACGAGTTCGTTGCCAGCTCGGCCATCACAGACGCCGACGGCCAGGTTGCGACCCTCAATGACAACGACGCGCTGATCTTCATGAACTTCCGCGCCGACCGTGCCCGTCAGATCACCCGCAGCTTCGTCGACCCAGGATTCGACGGCTTCGAGCGTGCGGTAACCCCTAAGATTAACTTCGTCATGCTGACCGAGTACGCCGCCGACATTAAGGCGCCTGTCGCCTACCCATCGGTGGATCTGGTCAACACCTTAGGCGAAGTGCTGCAAAACAACGGCAAGACGCAGCTGCGTATCTCGGAAACCGAGAAATACGCTCACGTCACCTTCTTCTTCAACGGCGGTAAAGAGGAGCCATTCGAGGGCGAAGACAGGATCCTTATCCAGTCGCCTAAGGTCGCCACCTACGACCTACAGCCAGAGATGAGCTCGACCGAGCTGACCGACAAACTGGTGGAA is a window from the Shewanella loihica PV-4 genome containing:
- the gpmM gene encoding 2,3-bisphosphoglycerate-independent phosphoglycerate mutase produces the protein MTTRKRPLALLILDGWGYRENTHMNAVYHANTPVLDRLNKEYPNSLISGSGLDVGLPDGQMGNSEVGHINIGSGRVVYQELTRIGKSIEDGEFDSNPAFVDAVDKAIAADGAVHIMGLLSPGGVHSHESHIQAMCKMAVARGAKQVYLHAFLDGRDTPPRSAKGSLQAFNELFAELGTGRIASLIGRYYAMDRDNRWDRVSQAYELITQGKALHLYQDAVEALDAAYGRDENDEFVASSAITDADGQVATLNDNDALIFMNFRADRARQITRSFVDPGFDGFERAVTPKINFVMLTEYAADIKAPVAYPSVDLVNTLGEVLQNNGKTQLRISETEKYAHVTFFFNGGKEEPFEGEDRILIQSPKVATYDLQPEMSSTELTDKLVEAIESTQYDVIICNYPNGDMVGHTGNFDAAVKACEAVDACIGRVVEALAKVDGECLITADHGNAEQMTDEQTGQAHTAHTSELVPLIYVGRKGEIAPNGRLSDLAPTMLTLMGQTVPSEMTGHSIITLSE